From Arachis hypogaea cultivar Tifrunner chromosome 3, arahy.Tifrunner.gnm2.J5K5, whole genome shotgun sequence:
GGCCGACTGGCCAAGTCCACTAAAAAATGCAAACTACACTGAGATTTTGAGCCTGTAAAAAACCGCTAAATTCGTGGATTTTAGTTAGACGAGTCGGTCTGCTAGGCCCAACACTATTGATAttgagaattaaaaaaatttatattataattttgactattattatcatttatttgtatttgacttgtgattaacttttatttattattttttattagattaattttaattaattttacttctttataaaaaaaagttagaatGAATAAATCGTTAGTATAACAATTTGTTATAAAGCGTCATAAAACGAAATAGAGTAATATTTTAGACTCATTTTACTTTGACAAATTGATTAGTCTGTTCGAATTTTTACTAGGATTTGAGGAGGCAAGTGGAGTTTTGACACCTCTTTCTCTTGcaaatgaaataattttttaagtaaaatttattgaatataaaaatatcttgTTAATATGTGtcttaaaaatatgttttaagaatgctattaaaaataatttattaaaaattatttcaatacACTAATATTTTTTGTTGAGAGAGTGAAATACTAGCCGGATAATGATACACCATATCTTTGTAATGTTAAAATGACTAAATTCTTAAAATGGTTTATGAGATTGACGTAATGCACtagaattatcttttaaaatttaattgtactAATTAcgttattaaaattgaaaaaatggcACCATATTAATTATTGACCCGTTTTTCATTAATAACGCACAGACATGAGTTAATGATGTGGACCTTTAGTGATACGTGTAACGATATAACAACGTGTTAGCGACATATGACATGGATAGCTATGCTATGTGTTACAATGCTATTTTGTTACGTGTCAAATTATATCACGTATTGCAATATTATTGATCCATGTATCATTTACTATGTCATTATTACAtatgtactaaattggtcccttaCTTTATGTCAAATGactcatttaaaaattaaatattatccaCTAAATTAATCATTTCATCAATtttgtctctatttttttataaattcaaaattttaatatctttgagtacacaaattttaattttatttttttacaagttatttaaatacaagtgcttttataaaatatttttaaaattttagttttaattatacaatttttttataatattttattaaaagaattatatgaGATATTAATATTGACTTGGTAAAAAGTGTaagttaagagtataataatattttttaatacaaattttgtTAAGATTTAACaccttaataaatattttaaaaatatttgataaaacacttgttaactaatataaatttattattttcatctaTTTTAAGAATGTCCAATTCCCTATATAGTTGACTTCTTACTAAATTACTAAGATAGATGTATATTAtcgattataataatttattttatctataaCTTAATTCGGCGGCTTTTCATAtattatatcattaattaatataaatatttattgtaaTCATGGTTTGAACAGTATTAAAACAGATACAAATAAATATAagagataataataaaattttgaatttagctAACATGTGCTCTAATGAtacaaattaaaatgattaattaaaaaattattataaaaaattaggatataaaaaaatatcatttgtcACTAATCCACACATCATTATACAATTACACGTGATGAAACTGTAAAATGACACACGTCATTAAAAATCTACGTCAAcatattgttattaaaaaataatcaaaaactaatataatacaatttttttaatctcaataacataattaatacaattaaaattttaaaaacaattataaTCCCCAACATCAATCCTTGAACAATTTacccaaataaataaattgagtGAAAACTTTATTCAAATATACAAACCAAAAATTCCTTAGTACATGTGATTTTGTCACTTTACATATGATTTTCCTTTTGTCACTCATTCATTGCATCAATCccgatatatatatattggtcccTTTATGACCTGCTGGCGGACTTTGCAtaatttcaaaacaaattcaTTGGGTTGTATTGGTCAAACATTTTCGGTGAcctttatattttactatttgttcATATCCACACAATAATCATGTGCTAGACGATctaatacaaattttttgttaaaaggaTTTCTTTATGCAAACATGCACATGTATTATACTATTCCTTTTTTCTTAAACGTATATTATAAACTTAATTGTTATGCACTAATAGATCGTGGtctaaacaaatttttaaattattattctcttaatttaatacgtgtatttataaagtttatatttgagttttttttgGTAACAATAATAATAGATATGTCTTTGTATTGAatttctatattttgtttcaaggTCTGtattgtttttataaaatttgatttcatatgaatgataataaaataaaaaatggaaaaattgttaaaatttaattgaaaatttttaaatttttgaaagagaccaatataaaaaatataaaataaaaaaaataaaaaattaaaaaggaccaaactaaaaaattagagacttttttttggtgactaaattagAGACTTATTTTCTCTAACATGCTCTGCTACTGATAGtcataaaaatatttgttatatatcAAGTGTGATTTTTCAGTAGTACATATTTTAAGTGAGTTAATACTAACGCAATCCAATAAAAATAAAGCATAAGAGTACAAAAACGTTTAAGAATGAATCTTTCAtgtaagaaaaatgaatttttcaAACGagacaaaaaaaagtaaaaaaaatgttatataataataataataataataataataataataataataataataataataataataataataataataataataataataataataataataaaatcacaattaactaataaaaaaggtgaaaaaatatttttttattattatattgtgCAACTCCCTTCTCTTTAGacccaataaataaataaataaaatattaaaagattgtcataatttattttttattattaattaattattaatatttaaaaatataaaataaaatatattgttaaattattataaaaaaatatgttattaaattattacactaaaaaaaattgaattaatgattCTAACAACCAAAAACAATATATTCTGATACcactaatatttttgaataaataaataaataagaagatATGACAGTACACATAGTTGCTTACCTGTTACAGCATGACTAGTTCCACAACTAAACTTGGCATTTTCTTTGAATCTTCAACGTTTTGGTTGCACGCTTTGCATATGCAACTTGCaccattatattattattaataaattaacagTAATCATCACGAGTTGTAATTGAAGAAAGATCCAAGCACCTTCTTCACACACAGATGCATATATAAAACTGAACCATCCATTTTGTTCTTCACACCACTCACTGCAAGCTAGCTATAGTCATGGATGCTTTTTTGTTGAGCTCCAATTCAAAGCCATTTCAGTGCCTTCCATGGCTCTCATCAACCAAGCATCAAAGGCACTATTCTCATATCCATCTTTCATGCAGAGCCACAAAGGTGGAGTGTGAGAGCAACTTCTACAAGGTTCTCAGTGTTAGTCCAAAGAGTGCAACCATGGATGAGATCAAGAGAGCTTATAGATCCATGGCGCTTCAGTACCATCCAGATGTGTGCCATGATCCTTCCATGAAGGAGGAGTCTAATAGGATGTTTGTGCAgttgaatgctgcttatgagaccTTGTCCAACCCCATGCTTAGACAACAGTATGATAGTCAATTAGGTTTGAGTGTCAGCCATGATTATTCTGAAACAAGTTTGAGGAGCCTTTGGGAGGAGGAGCAACACCAAGTGGTTGTTGAATTGAAGACAAGGTCTCGGAGACGCATGGAGCAAAAGGCCAACAGAATGAGGGCACCAACCAGAAGAAAAGACAGGAACTGATGATCATCTTGAATTTTATTTGATTCTTtcattaattttgatacatttatTTAACTTGACTTGTATAGAGCAATGAATAAATCTGTTTTATTAGACTCTTATTGATTATTGCAGATCATATAAACCAATTTTGGAAAGTTAACCAGATTCGTTATTCTGTAAAATGTTGAATTAGTCACTTGTTTTATGAACCTTAGGATAGCTACTGATTTGTAAATTATCAATTGGTAACAATATTAAGTAACTATAAGTTGTAATTGATGAGAAGTTAATTTTGTCAGGATAAAGAAAATTCAAAGTCAAGAACTGAGGCAGCTTAATTATTTCAAACATTGCAACTAGAGAT
This genomic window contains:
- the LOC112734458 gene encoding uncharacterized protein translates to MDAFLLSSNSKPFQCLPWLSSTKHQRHYSHIHLSCRATKVECESNFYKVLSVSPKSATMDEIKRAYRSMALQYHPDVCHDPSMKEESNRMFVQLNAAYETLSNPMLRQQYDSQLGLSVSHDYSETSLRSLWEEEQHQVVVELKTRSRRRMEQKANRMRAPTRRKDRN